The following coding sequences are from one Xiphias gladius isolate SHS-SW01 ecotype Sanya breed wild chromosome 14, ASM1685928v1, whole genome shotgun sequence window:
- the dspa gene encoding desmoplakin isoform X2 has protein sequence MSLYGSTSKLATLGQRSMSNSRPDLASSGFRNEWFVGNTVPADYQTGESGYTYNTNYSRTSVHGGGLGGQKVQVSTGGSGGGGGLSVQAIQQKSAFLTSQCQEYLQRAKTTLQGGGPGVEVEKLLIMVGEILDHLRACGRELQQMRITHDIFRNVEQFQNMSAAIHQQLVSGMTIIRGRGSVGSLEGGRIFNDAMAWIAQQKRMIETAPWGDDSATIEKQILNHNKTHSSIQRSQEVNRARDELRGDKYNLSVLDQEWESLQKMSHNRMCQLRELQSIIEEISRAIMWVNEKEEEELVFDWGDKNIDQYIPKKQESYSRLMRDLEEKEKDLNKLKVKADGLLNNNHPASDKIEAYMDTLQTQWSWLLQITKCIHVHLKENAAYSQFFKEANETYSKLQKEHETIRSKFTCDKKTPLDNLTELLKSLEKERERIMENKRQVQSLVNKSKSIVRLKPRNPEEKSSSPVIVQAICDFKQDQKGILKGNEGILKENLQRSKWLVTGPGGLDMLIPSVCLLIPPPNPLSVGLASKNEQYYEAIMAIWNQLYINIKSLISWQYCLKDMNYINSLTVSMLSKMRPEEYRSIIKRLETHYQEFLRTSQGSELFGDEDKKTIQAHFDDVQRHYDTLIIQLPAYRDEGVKLERPKQPSASKIHKTDEKYVNNQPAPTSLTLSLTLLSSLQEIRRRLELAESGLTSHLHVTLGDNSVHECSVQIQKLQNVDQDLDSIHDEYLRLRENIIKQMEGISADSEQARFLRSELEIINQKLGGLQGLYSAYLQRLLALKALLQSLLQAEDIIKVHEARLTEKETTSLDLREVENYRSTLKQMKSDLEQKRDLLTAMESDLTKAMHWNGQISESFHRCDVDLSKYSDLVCQMSDRWRRIQTQIDSRVWDLEKQEKQLRHYQQSSTSLEQWIDNARKCQDTLQMVKLSDIQTLMNHLNQQKALHTEIKGKKEKVEDVQKNADTCAASIKDYEMQLASYSSGLETLLNIPIKRTMLQSPASVVRQEAADLQSRYIELLTRSSDYYKFLGELLKNMEELKIRNTKIEMLEEELRRLKEDLQDHNQKNKSLEDDLARYKLELIQSKDQLISIEEIKRTTAMQANAARDSLDSTHNQLQDLNDQLTRIKYQLDEEKRKRRLAEERYTSQQEEYEAAVRRRQKELEELNWTKIDLDKTVKDKERELERMKILLEEEVTRRRNAESDISKTSIMVHESQSQYSELLLEKDSLLSKLKLLEQDKNRQQRIEEELTHIKLTLETELRNKQRLQDEKNSVLKDFNYMKSQYELRDSQFRQCESGRDKADRERLSLKNEIERLMRELKSVEEKYKSRLLSSEKEASDLALKRDALEREIQRLQQRPSTLSRQTQTDEKVPAIDPSKLIFDGVRAKVTAHQLCDCGIISKATLDQLLKGQKTVNEVAVDIHLNLKGTGIIAGMTTCSQGKMPFNEAKNKNLLSPESTLMLLEAQAATGYIMDPAFNEKMPVDTACSRGIVDTKDRDILARAEAASTGFKDPYTGKVLSVGQACKQGRIDKDTTIRLLQAQESVGGILDPVLSVFLPKDVALDRNLIDEELYRALNKKPTCYLDPLTGEKISYNDIRKKCTVEPVSGLLLLRGSEKPLTVRGLRDTVSISDLISSGLLDESDLLKLQQGKLTCKDVEDKLKSYLYGSTCIAGIYDEANDQILPFYQAMKEGLLMRGTTLELLEAQAASGFIVDPVNNVFLTVEEATKRGLIGKEFKNKLLSAEKAVTGYKDPSTGKTVSLFQAIEKDLIEKGHGIRLLEAQIASGGIIDPKKSHRIDVTVAYERGYFDEEMNEILTYEGDDTKGFFDPNTKENLTYLQLKDRCITDEKTGLILLPLKDKKKTQKSQESCTKVHRKRRVVIVDPDTGLEMSVREAYHRELIDYDTFLDLSDQECEWEEISIKGSDGSARLVVVDRKTGTQYDIQDCLECGIIDQKSLDQYRAGTITLTQLADQITSRTSSTEMTLSASNVADMVSCSSPTQVTPTSPTVRKRFSSISITVSPPEMFDDHSPVAAIFDTETLEKITILEGLRRGIVDTITAQRLLEAQACTGGIINPATGERLLLQDAVHQSIIDESMASKLKPAQKAYAGFEDVKTKRKMSAAEAVKETWLPYEAGQRFLEFQYLTGGLIEPGTGRRITIEEAIRKGWLDGQGSQKLQDTRNHHKNLTCPKTKLKITYKEAMDSCMVEESNGMKMLQASSMSTKGISSPYNVSNPGSRSGSRAGSRAGSRSGSRRGSVDYSSTYSYSFSSSSTTYNSNTHS, from the exons atgagtttgtACGGCTCCACATCAAAACTGGCCACACTGGGCCAGAGAAGTATGTCTAATTCGCGACCGGATTTGGCGAGTTCGGGTTTTCGAAACGAATGGTTCGTCGGAAACACCGTCCCGGCGGACTACCAGACAGGGGAAAGCGGATACACCTACAACACCAACTACTCCAGGACCTCCGTGCACGGCGGCGGGCTCGGGGGACAGAAGGTGCAAGTGAGCACGGGGGGGAGCGGTGGAGGCGGTGGACTCAG tgtgcAGGCTATTCAACAAAAATCTGCATTCCTGACCAGCCAATGTCAGGAATACCTGCAGAGAGCAAAGACGACTCTCCAGGGT GGGGGTCCAGGTGTGGAGGTGGAGAAGTTGTTGATCATGGTTGGAGAAATCTTGGACCACCTGAGGGCCTGTGGCCGAGAGCTGCAGCAAATGCGTATAACACATGACATCTTCAGAAA TGTAGAACAGTTCCAGAACATGTCCGCTGCTATCCATCAGCAACTTGTCAGTGGTATGACCATAATACGGGGCAGGGGCAGTGTGGGCTCCCTTGAGGGGGGGAGGATCTTTAATGACGCCATGGCCTGGATTGCCCAACAGAAG CGTATGATTGAGACAGCGCCGTGGGGGGATGACTCAGCCACCATAGAAAAGCAAATCCTAAACCACAACAAAACCCACAGCTCTATCCAAAGGAGCCAGGAAGTAAACCGTGCCAGAGATGAACTG AGGGGCGACAAGTACAACCTCTCCGTCCTGGATCAAGAATGGGAAAGCTTGCAG AAAATGTCTCACAACCGTATGTGTCAGCTGCGTGAGCTTCAGAGCATCATCGAGGAGATCTCCCGAGCCATCATGTGGGtgaatgagaaagaggaggaggagctcgTGTTTGACTGGGGAGACAAGAACATCGACCAGTACATCCCCAAGAAGCAAGAGAGCTACTCA AGGCTGATGAGGGacctggaggagaaggagaaggatcTAAACAAGCTGAAGGTGAAAGCAGATGGACTCCTGAACAACAACCATCCTGCCTCAGATAAGATTGAA GCCTACATGGATACGTTACAGACCCAGTGGAGCTGGCTTCTTCAGATCACCAAGTGTATCCATGTTCATTTGAAGGAGAATGCTGCCTACAGCCAA TTTTTCAAGGAGGCCAATGAGACCTATTCGAAGCTGCAGAAGGAGCATGAGACTATCCGAAGCAAGTTCACCTGCGACAAGAAAACCCCACTGGATAACCTCACTGAACTCCTGAAAAGCCTGGAG aaagagagggagcgaATTATGGAAAATAAGAGGCAGGTCCAAAGTCTGGTCAACAAGTCTAAGAGCATTGTCAGGCTGAAACCTCGCAACCCTGAGGAAAAGAGCAGCAGCCCTGTAATAGTCCAGGCCATATGTGACTTTAAACAGGACCAG AAAGGGATTTTAAAAGGGAATGAGGGCATCCTCAAGGAAAACTTGCAGCGTAGCAAGTGGCTTGTGACAGGACCTGGAGGTTTGGACATGTTGattccctctgtgtgtctgcttatCCCCCCACCAAACCCGCTCAGCGTTGGCCTCGCCAGCAA GAATGAGCAGTATTATGAAGCCATCATGGCCATCTGGAATCAGCTCTACATCAACATCAAGAGTCTCATCTCATGGCAGTATTGCCTCAAAGACATGAATTACATCAACTCTCTCACTGTCAGCATG CTGTCCAAGATGCGTCCTGAGGAGTACCGCAGTATCATCAAAAGACTGGAGACTCACTACCAAGAGTTCCTGCGTACCAGCCAAGGTTCTGAGTTGTTTGGGGACGAGGACAAGAAAACCATTCAGGCCCACTTCGATGACGTCCAGAGACACTATGACACACTGATTATCCAGCTGCCCGCTTACA GGGATGAAGGGGTGAAGCTTGAACGCCCAAAACAGCCTTCGGCATCCAAGATTCACAAGACCGATGAGAAATACGTCAATAATCAGCCTGCCCCGACCAGTTTAACCCTCAGCCTTACCCTGCTCAGTAGTCTGCAAGAAATTCGACGCAGGCTGGAGCTGGCTGAGTCTGGTCTCACCAGTCATCTCCATGTTACCCTGGGGGACAACAGTGTGCACGAGTGCTCGGTGCAGATCCAGAAGCTGCAG AATGTGGACCAAGATTTGGACTCTATTCATGATGAGTACCTGCGCCTAAGAGAAAACATTATAAAGCAAATGGAAGGGATATCTGCGGACTCCGAGCAAGCCAGGTTCCTCCGCTCTGAACTGGAAATCATCAACCAAAAACTGGGAGGCCTGCAGGGTCTCTATTCAGCCTACCTTCAAAG ACTGTTGGCTCTTAAGGCCTTGCTCCAGAGCCTTCTCCAGGCCGAGGATATCATTAAAGTCCATGAGGCCCGGCTCACTGAGAAGGAGACCACTTCTCTGGACCTTCGAGAAGTGGAAAACTACCGGAGCACACTAAAG CAAATGAAGAGTGATCTGGAGCAAAAAAGGGACCTGCTGACAGCTATGGAGTCTGACCTGACCAAAGCAATGCACTGGAATGGTCAAATCTCTGAGTCCTTCCACAGGTGTGATGTGGACTTGTCCAAATACTCAGACCTGGTGTGTCAGATGTCTGACCGCTGGCGCCGTATCCAAACCCAGATTGATAGCAG AGTGTGGGACTTggagaaacaggagaaacagCTAAGACATTATCAGCAGAGCAGCACTTCCTTGGAACAGTGGATAGACAATGCCAGGAAATGCCAGGACACCCTTCAGATGGTTAAGCTCAGTGACATCCAGACCCTAATGAACCACCTCAACCAACAGAAG GCACTTCACActgaaattaaaggaaagaaggagaaagtaGAGGACGtacagaaaaatgcagacacTTGTGCTGCATCCATAAAG GACTATGAGATGCAGCTGGCTTCCTACAGTTCAGGCCTGGAAACTCTGCTTAATATTCCTATCAAGAGAACAATGCTGCAGTCCCCCGCCTCTGTGGTCAGACAAGAG GCGGCTGACCTCCAGTCCCGCTACATAGAGCTTCTTACCCGCTCTAGCGACTACTACAAGTTCCTAGGGGAGCTACTGAAGAACATGGAAGAGCTGAAG ATCAGGAACACCAAGATTGAGATGCTGGAGGAGGAACTGAGGCGTCTGAAGGAGGACCTCCAGGATCATAATCAGAAAAACAAGTCTCTGGAGGATGATTTGGCCCGCTACAAGCTGGAGCTCATTCAATCAAAAGATCAGCTCATTTCTATTGAGGAAATTAAGAGAACCACAGCAATGCAAGCTAATGCTGCCAGGGATAGCCTGGACAGCACACACAACCAGCTTCAAGATCTTAATGACCAGCTGACCCGCATTAAATACCAGCTGgatgaggaaaagaggaaaagaaggctGGCAGAGGAGCGCTACACCAGCCAGCAAGAAGAGTATGAGGCGGCTGTTCGTCGCAGACAGAAAGAACTGGAAGAGCTCAACTGGACCAAGATTGACTTAGATAAGACTGTGAAGGACAAGGAACGGGAACTGGAGAGAATGAAGATACTACTAGAGGAGGAGGTGACACGTCGACGGAATGCTGAATCAGATATCTCAAAG ACATCCATCATGGTGCATGAGTCCCAGAGCCAATACAgtgagctgctgctggaaaaggACAGTTTGCTATCCAAGCTTAAACTGCTGGAGCAGGACAAGAATCGTCAGCAGCGCATAGAAGAGGAGCTCACTCACATCAAACTCACACTAGAGACTGAGCTCCGCAACAAACAGCGGCTGCAGGATGAAAAGAATTCTGTCCTCAAGGATTTCAACTATATGAAGAGTCAGTATGAGCTGAGAGACAGCCAGTTTAGGCAGTGTGAATCAGGCAGAGATAAGGCTGATCGCGAGAGGCTCTCCCTGAAGAATGAGATCGAGAGGCTCATGAGGGAGCTCAAGAGTGTTGAGGAGAAGTACAAGAGCCGACTTCTGAGCTCCGAAAAGGAAGCATCAGACTTGGCTCTCAAGAGAGATGCcctggagagagagatacagaggcTACAGCAGAGACCTAGCACTCTGAGCAGGCAAACCCAGACAGATGAGAAGGTCCCAGCAATTGATCCATCCAAGCTGATTTTTGATGGGGTGCGTGCCAAAGTCACAGCCCACCAGCTTTGCGACTGTGGTATAATCAGTAAAGCCACTCTAGACCAGCTCCTAAAGGGacaaaaaacagtgaatgaGGTGGCTGTGGACATCCACCTCAATTTAAAGGGTACTGGCATTATTGCTGGTATGACAACGTGTTCTCAAGGGAAAATGCCATTCAATGAAGCCAAAAACAAGAACCTCCTGAGCCCAGAAAGCACCCTCATGCTTCTGGAAGCTCAAGCAGCAACAGGCTACATAATGGACCCCGCTTTTAATGAAAAGATGCCTGTGGATACTGCCTGTTCCAGAGGGATTGTAGACACAAAAGACAGGGATATCTTGGCGAGAGCTGAAGCAGCTAGCACAGGCTTCAAAGATCCATACACTGGCAAAGTGTTATCTGTTGGTCAGGCTTGCAAACAGGGCCGCATAGACAAAGACACAACCATCCGTTTGCTGCAGGCTCAGGAGTCTGTTGGAGGCATATTGGATCCTGTTCTGAGTGTGTTCCTTCCAAAGGATGTGGCCTTGGATCGCAATCTTATTGATGAGGAGCTGTACAGGGCTTTGAACAAAAAACCTACCTGCTACTTGGATCCTTtgacaggagagaaaataagCTATAATGACATCAGGAAGAAATGTACAGTGGAACCTGTTTCTGGTTTGCTTCTGCTCCGTGGTTCAGAAAAGCCCCTGACAGTAAGGGGTCTGCGTGATACAGTTTCTATCTCAGACCTCATCAGTTCTGGACTGCTGGATGAATCTGACTTGCTGAAGCTCCAGCAGGGCAAGCTCACTTGCAAAGATGTTGAAGACAAGCTGAAGTCCTATCTCTATGGCTCTACCTGTATTGCAGGTATCTATGATGAGGCCAATGACCAAATCCTGCCTTTCTATCAAGCCATGAAGGAAGGCCTGCTCATGAGAGGAACCACCCTGGAGCTTCTTGAGGCCCAAGCTGCTTCTGGCTTCATTGTTGATCCAGTCAACAATGTCTTCTTGACAGTGGAGGAAGCCACAAAGAGAGGACTGATAGGGAAAGAGTTTAAGAATAAGCTCTTGTCTGCAGAGAAGGCAGTAACTGGATACAAAGACCCGTCCACAGGAAAGACAGTCTCCCTCTTCCAGGCTATTGAGAAAGATCTTATTGAAAAAGGTCATGGGATCCGTCTTCTTGAGGCCCAGATTGCCAGCGGTGGGATTATTGACCCCAAAAAGAGCCACCGCATTGATGTCACTGTTGCCTATGAAAGGGGTTATTTTGATGAGGAGATGAATGAGATCCTAACTTATGAAGGAGATGACACAAAAGGGTTTTTTGACCCTAATACAAAGGAGAACCTGACATATCTTCAGCTGAAGGACAGGTGCatcacagatgaaaaaacaggCTTAATTCTCCTGCCACtcaaagacaagaagaagacCCAGAAGTCACAGGAAAGCTGTACCAAAGTCCACCGCAAGAGGCGGGTTGTGATTGTTGACCCAGACACTGGGCTGGAGATGTCAGTGAGGGAGGCCTATCACCGGGAGCTGATTGACTATGACACCTTCCTGGACTTGTCAGACCAGGAATGTGAGTGGGAGGAAATAAGTATTAAGGGGTCAGATGGCTCTGCACGTTTGGTGGTAGTGGATAGGAAAACGGGAACCCAGTACGACATCCAGGACTGTCTGGAGTGTGGTATCATTGACCAGAAGTCTTTGGATCAGTATCGTGCTGGAACGATAACCTTGACCCAGTTGGCTGACCAAATTACCAGCAGAACTAGCAGCACTGAGATGACCCTTTCAGCCAGCAATGTCGCTGACATGGTCAGCTGCAGCAGCCCCACCCAGGTCACACCAACCTCTCCTACCGTCCGTAAACGCTTCAGCAGTATTTCTATTACTGTCTCTCCCCCTGAGATGTTTGATGACCACAGCCCTGTCGCAGCCATATTTGACACAGAGACCTTGGAAAAGATAACTATTCTTGAAGGGCTCCGAAGAGGCATAGTTGATACTATTACAGCACAGAGGTTGCTTGAGGCCCAGGCGTGCACAGGTGGTATTATAAACCCTGCCACTGGCGAGAGACTGTTGCTGCAGGATGCTGTCCATCAAAGCATCATTGATGAAAGCATGGCTAGTAAGCTGAAACCTGCCCAGAAAGCCTATGCTGGTTTTGAGGATGTGAAGACTAAAAGAAAGATGTCTGCAGCAGAAGCAGTAAAGGAAACATGGCTACCTTATGAGGCAGGTCAGAGATTTTTGGAGTTTCAGTACCTGACAGGAGGCCTAATTGAGCCTGGCACTGGACGTCGCATTACCATTGAAGAGGCTATCCGCAAAGGGTGGCTTGATGGTCAAGGGAGCCAGAAGCTTCAGGATACACGGAACCACCACAAGAACCTGACTTGTCCCAAGACGAAACTGAAGATCACTTACAAGGAAGCCATGGACAGCTGCATGGTGGAGGAAAGCAATGGTATGAAGATGCTGCAGGCCTCCTCAATGTCCACTAAGGGAATCAGCAGCCCTTACAATGTCTCTAACCCTGGATCTCGCTCTGGATCCAGGGCTGGTTCCCGAGCCGGCTCCAGGAGTGGATCTCGTAGAGGCAGTGTGGATTACTCCTCTACTTACTCCTACAGCTTTTCTTCCAGCAGTACCACCTACAACTCCAACACTCACTCTTAA